The Chitinophaga caeni genome segment GAAGTGGGGGGAGGTACTTCGGAACACATGTTTCGGGATTATTTTGAGGTCATGACCCACCCGGTAAGTGGTAGGGGGTACCTCCGAAGTGGGGTATTATTTTTTGTAAATTTAAAAAATGCTCTTTTAGGGTGATATTTAGCGGTTTTTATCGCAAAAGTGGAGCTCGAAAACCACTGTACCCACTTATTTTATCCGAATTTGGGGTTCAAAGAACATCGATTGGAGTTCCGAGGTGGGTGGGGGTACCTCGGAGGTGGGTGGGGGTACTTCCGAAGTGGGTAGGGGTACTTCCGAAGTGGGGTAGCGCGTCTGACAGTATTCGTCCTAAAATAAATTTACGTTCAATTTTAAAACGGTCGCTAAGCCTTGATTTTATCAATTCATCGATAAAGGACAATAAAGGCCGGGCATATACGTTGATTAGCAAAGATTTAGTAACTTAATGTTGCTATTGATTCCCGAAACCATATTCTAAAAACCAATTTTCAGGGCGAGGCATGAGATTTATTAACACGAAACCCAATACTCCTTTACAACGTTTTTTTGAATGGATGAAAGATTGGCCATTGCTGATCTTGCGTCTCGTATTGGCTTTCGGTTTCTTCTGGCCTGCACAGTTGAAATGGAGCAATATTCAAGGCGTCATCGATAATTTTTCAAACCTGGGGGTTCCACTGCCCACAATAAGCGCTTATTTCGTTGCAGGAATAGAAGCCATCGGTGTAATATTCCTGGCACTGGGATTAGCTACCCGCATTGTCACCATTCCCTTGATGATTATTATGCTCGTAGCGATCAATGTTGTACACTGGCAAAACGGCTTTCCCGTAGCTAACGGAGGTTTCGAAATCCCGCTTTATTACCTCGTCATGCTATTCGTTTTATTGATCTATGGCCCCGGAAAATTCAGCATCGATCACCTGGTTAACCGCAATAAAAGACGTAGCCCTAACTTACGGTAAATAATTTCCTCGTAAATATTTCTTAATTTTATATAGAGCGTATCAGTACGTATATCTCGGTTAATTCTTCGATGATCATAGCCCCAAAGCACCGGAACTAGCCCTTTTCACCCCATAACAGCAAACCCCAAACTCATGACTTACGATCGTGATCCTAAGTACCTGCACCCGCATATCAGGCTGCATTTGGACAGCATTTTATCTGCTATACAAAATAAGTTACCTGCCGGGCATACCGCGAAGGTAGTTTCCGCTTACCGCACACCGGAAGACCAGTTCATCATTTACAAGAAGGGCAGGACCTTTCAAGGTGGTAAATGGGTCAAAACCGGGGCTGTATATACCAATATTGACGGTTATACCAGGCTCTCCCGGCATAATTATTTACCCTGCCTGGCCATCGACATCGGGCTGTTTGAAGGAAATACTTACTTAGGTAACAGCAATTTGTATAAGTACGTAAAACAGGGAACTCAATTTCAAATGGATTGGGGCGGTAATTGGAACAGCTTCAAAGATCTCCCGCACCTGGAAGTACCGGGCAATATCCTCAAACCATCTATCGAGAAGAATATCGCGTTGATTTGGCAAAAGTACCTGCTCATTGACGGCTATTATACCGCTGCGCTCGACGGCATATTCGGACCGAAGTCGATCGCCGCACTGGAAGCTGCTACGGGGATTAACGCCCGCAATAAAGCTGCTTGGGATAAATTATTTGCTAAATATGGCCCGCCGGAAAATTTATAAATATTTATCGGCATAATCCAGGTATTTAAACACGAAATCGTCCCACATGGTATCTAGCACGAAATCGTAGGCTTCGGCCCGTTCCTGGTTGAAAAACAGGCGGACAAACTCCTGGTTATCGGCATGATCCCTTTCACTGATAGGGAAGTAAATCGATAAGCCGTTAGCTCCGTAAGATCTCTCCAAACTGGGGATGGGCTTCCTTTTTTCACCGTTAAATGCTGCCAAAACATAACCGGGATTCACCCGCTCAATCAGCCGCTGCGACTTTTTTATCATCGGGTCTTTCTTAGGTAAATGTTCATAAAAGTTCGTCAGCCACCAATTGATGTCGATATACGAATTAAAATATTTCCATCCGAAATGCTTGCATTTGTACCTGGCAGCCTTGATCGCGGGAGCGTAACGCTCAACATGGTCAAATAATTCTTCGGCAAATTCACTGATGTATTGCGCCGTTTTTGAAGATATTTTCAGATCTACCATCGACATGGTCAGGTAGTCGTGCTGATACTTTGGATACTGTGCGGAAAAGGTTTCGATCATCTTGTAACTCATCGCTTCGGCTGTT includes the following:
- a CDS encoding M15 family metallopeptidase; amino-acid sequence: MTYDRDPKYLHPHIRLHLDSILSAIQNKLPAGHTAKVVSAYRTPEDQFIIYKKGRTFQGGKWVKTGAVYTNIDGYTRLSRHNYLPCLAIDIGLFEGNTYLGNSNLYKYVKQGTQFQMDWGGNWNSFKDLPHLEVPGNILKPSIEKNIALIWQKYLLIDGYYTAALDGIFGPKSIAALEAATGINARNKAAWDKLFAKYGPPENL
- a CDS encoding HvfX family Cu-binding RiPP maturation protein; its protein translation is MRFINTKPNTPLQRFFEWMKDWPLLILRLVLAFGFFWPAQLKWSNIQGVIDNFSNLGVPLPTISAYFVAGIEAIGVIFLALGLATRIVTIPLMIIMLVAINVVHWQNGFPVANGGFEIPLYYLVMLFVLLIYGPGKFSIDHLVNRNKRRSPNLR